The following nucleotide sequence is from Desulfatirhabdium butyrativorans DSM 18734.
TGGCGCATTTCATCGATGAGCACCAGTTGATTCAAACCTTGTCGACCTATCTGGGGATGATGATTCCGGGTTATGCGGATACGTTGATTGGACAGGTACAGACTTTTCTTGACCATCGCCATGTTGTCGGCATCATCGGTTTTATCGGCATGTTGTTTTTCAGCTCGCTTGCTTTTTCCATGCTGGAAAAGGCCATGTTTGTGATTTTTGTCAGGCCGGATACGATCTATCGCCGCTACTTTCTGGTTTCGGCAATTCTTCCCTATGTGTATATCGTTGTGATGGGGATCGGCATGGCGGTGGCGACGTTTGTGGTGGGCGCAGTCGAGAGACTGGAAACCCGGCATTTGTCCATTCTCAACTGGAATGTGGATCTTGGCGGCACGACCGGGGTGGTGCTGTATATGCTGGGGATCATTGGCGAGGTATTGATGCTTACATCCATCTATCTGGTGATGCCCGTGGTGCGTGTCCGGATTCGTTATGCACTCATTGGCGGAATCACTGCCGCGATATTGTGGGAGATTACCCGCCGGGTGCTGATCTGGTATTACGCAGCCATATCCATCGTGAATGTGATCTATGGTTCCATTGCCACAACGGTTGTGGCGCTTCTCAGTATTGAGGTTGTCACCATCATCCTGCTGCTTGGCGCGCAGGTTATTGCAGAGCTGGAGCACAGCCATGACAAACCTGCGGATGGGAAACATGCCGGATTCGGGCTATGAAGCTTTTGGCGAAGAATGGGCGTTTCCCCGGATGCTCGAAATCCGATGAACTCGACAAGAGTGTCGAAATAGCCCATTTCGTCATTGCAGGAAAACGCGATGCATCCGCTCTTATCCAGCAGGGAGCAGCCCCTCAAGGTTGTTTCAAAAACCGTCTTTTCACGAATTTCTCGATTTCCACAACCACGAAGATGACGCAGGACAGGGCCAGGGTGATGCACAGTTCGGTGGCTGTGAGGGGCTGTGTCTTGAAAATGGGGTTCAGAAAAGGCACATAAATAGTCGCCAGTTGCATGATCAAGGTGAAAACAACACTGAAAAACAGGAACCGGTTGGACATGACGCCCTGTTTGAACAGGGATTGGGTTTCCGAACGGATTGCCATGACATGGCCGAGCTGGGCCAGACAGAGTACCGTAAAGACCATCGTTTGCCAGTGAGCGTCTCCGACATGGATGGACCATGCCTGGCAGCCCAGCGTAATGCCGCCCATCAGAAGCCCCACCCAGACGGCATGGATTCCGAGGCCATGCGCGAAAATGCTTTCCTTCGGATGGCGGGGCGACCGTTTCATGATACCCTCTTCCGCAGGTTCCATGGAGAGGGCCAGGGCGGGCAGACCGTCCGTGGCCAGGTTGATCCAGAGGATATGGATCGGCAGCAGGGGGATGGGCAAACCGAGAAAAGGGGCGAGAAACAGGGTCCAGATTTCGCCGGAGTTTGACGTCATCAGGTATTTCACGAATTTCCGGATGTTGTCGTAAATTTTCCGGCCTTCGCGTACGGCCTTCAGGATGGTGGCGAAGTTATCGTCCAGCAGGATCATGTCCGCCGCTTCCTTGGAGACGTCGGTTCCGGTAACCCCCATCGCCACGCCGATATCGGCGCTCTTCAGCGCGGGGGCGTCGTTGACCCCATCGCCCGTCATGGCGACAAACTGGCCTTTGTCCTGAAGTGCCTTGACGATCTTGAGCTTCTGCTCCGGCGCTACGCGCGCATACACCCGGATATGCTCGACCTTCTGTTCAAATGCCTCCATGGAAAGCGCTTCCAGCTCCCGGCCCGTCATGACGGCGTCCGAATCATCATCCATCAATCCAATGCGCCGGGCAATGGATGACGCCGTGAGCGGATGATCTCCGGTAATCATGACCGGCCGGATGCCCGCTGCTTTGCAGAGGCCAACCGCTTCTCTGGCTTCTTCTCTCGGAGGATCGAGCAGCCCCACAAGACCGAGCAGGATCAACCCGCTTTCAGCCGCCTGCGGCCTCAGGGGTTCGGGCGGGGCGTCCCACTGCTTCATGCACAGACAAAGAACCCGCATGCCATCGCTGGCCATGGCCTCGTTGATGCGCTCGATCCCGGAATCGACGGGTTTCACGCCATCCCGTGTCCATACGCCGCTCACTTGCGGCAGGAGGATATCCAGGGCGCCCTTGGTGAAGGAGATATAGGGAGGAGCTTCTTCGGGCCCCGTCGAAAGGCGTTTGTGCAAGGTGCTCATGCACTTGCGCTCGGAGTCGAACGGGATTTCGGCGATTCTCGGAAAGATGGCTTCCAGCTCTTTCCTGTCGAACCCATGACGGGCGGCAATGTCGTATAGGGCGATTTCCGTGGGATCGCCGATGAAACGATTGTCCTGGTCCAGTTGCGCATCGTTGCTCAAGGCGAGAGCGCTCATCAGATGTCGCCAGACGGGGCTTTGGCTGGCGAGCCGTTCGATCGCATCGCCTGCCTGGATGTCTGCGGATTGGATCAGGGTTCCGTCCGCATAGATTTCATCGACGCTCATCTGGTTCATCGTGAGGGTTCCCGTTTTATCCGAGCAGATGAAGGTCACGGATCCAAGTGTCTCGACGGCCGGCAGCTTTCGAACCAGGGCGTTTTGAGCGACCATGCGTTTGGCGCCCAGAGCGAGAGAAATGGTGATGACGGCAGGCAGTGCTTCCGGGATAGCGGCAACGGCGAGGGAAATGGCTGTGAGCAGCATCAGCAGGGGATCCACGCCCCGCAGGATGCCCGTAAGGAAAACGATTGCGCAGATGATCAGCACGGCAATGGCCAGCTTGCGCCCGAAGACGGCGAGCCTCTTTTGCAGCGGGGTTTTGATTTCTTCCTGTTCCTGGAGCATGCCGGCAATTTTGCCCAGTTCCGTGTCCATACCGGTTGCCGTTACGACACAACGGGCCCGCCCGTATGTTGCAAAAGTGCCCCGATAGGCCATATTCTTTCGATCTCCCAGGGACAGGGCTTCATCGAGGGTCGGATCGGCATGTTTTTCGACGGGAACCGACTCTCCGGTCAATGCCGCCTCATCGACGCGCAGATTGGCCGCCTCCACGATGCGCATGTCTGCAGGAACGATTTTGCCGGCCTCCAGCAGCACGACATCGCCGGTGACGACTTCTCTGGCGGGAATCGTGGCCGGGCTGCCGCCGCGGATAACGGTTGCGGAGGCTCCCGCCATTTTCTGCAGGGCTTCCATCGCTTTTTCCGCCCGATATTCCTGGATGAAACCGATGGCGGCGTTCAGGATGAGGATGACGGCAATGGCGATCGTATCGGAAAGCTCGCCGATAAAGCCGGAGATGACAGCGGCGACCATCAGCACCAGAATCATGAAATCCTTGAACTGGTCGATGAACATCATGAATGGGGATTTCTGTTTCTTTTCGATCAGTTCATTCGGGCCTTGCCGCTCCAGCCGCAAGGATGCTTCCTGCTGGCTGATTCCCTGCGGCGTGGAGTTCATCAAGCGATAAATTTCTTCAATTTCTTTCTGATGCCAAATCGGTTCTTCCATGTTCTCTTCCGGCTTGTATTGAAATGCCATTTCACAGAATAGCGGTGAATCCTTTTCGTAATCGTCGTCGCTATCGCTATCGTTGTCGTTGTCGCTATCGTTGTCGTTGTCGCTATCGTTGTCGCTATCGTTGTCGTAATCGTAGTCGTAATCGTAATCGAATTCCCGAAACCACAAACCGGGGCGGCGAAATTTCCATCTCCTGGGAGAGTGTTCTCCGCAGTATCGCAAAACAGCCTTTTCGCCTTCCTGCGTTATGCGAAGAGCCAATTGCAAAACCAGCCTATTTTGTGCCTGAGCGATGCCAATGGGAAACGTACCACAGAAAGCCTCAGGCAGAAAAGAGAAATAGACGGAACGCATGGTTCCATGATCTCCGGCTTGTAATCCGCGGCCTTGATTGCCGATTGGAATTCTTTTACAGTTCAAACGCACAGATCAGCGCCCGATCCCCCTGCAATAAAATGTCCCATCGCAGGAAGCGCTTCCCGAAATGTTTTCGGATTTTTT
It contains:
- a CDS encoding YihY/virulence factor BrkB family protein → MNRRQRRFWLKENLWRFLLRVMHSFRRNQGFLLAGAVSYYTLLSIVPLSILAPIVLAHFIDEHQLIQTLSTYLGMMIPGYADTLIGQVQTFLDHRHVVGIIGFIGMLFFSSLAFSMLEKAMFVIFVRPDTIYRRYFLVSAILPYVYIVVMGIGMAVATFVVGAVERLETRHLSILNWNVDLGGTTGVVLYMLGIIGEVLMLTSIYLVMPVVRVRIRYALIGGITAAILWEITRRVLIWYYAAISIVNVIYGSIATTVVALLSIEVVTIILLLGAQVIAELEHSHDKPADGKHAGFGL
- a CDS encoding cation-translocating P-type ATPase — translated: MRSVYFSFLPEAFCGTFPIGIAQAQNRLVLQLALRITQEGEKAVLRYCGEHSPRRWKFRRPGLWFREFDYDYDYDYDNDSDNDSDNDNDSDNDNDSDSDDDYEKDSPLFCEMAFQYKPEENMEEPIWHQKEIEEIYRLMNSTPQGISQQEASLRLERQGPNELIEKKQKSPFMMFIDQFKDFMILVLMVAAVISGFIGELSDTIAIAVILILNAAIGFIQEYRAEKAMEALQKMAGASATVIRGGSPATIPAREVVTGDVVLLEAGKIVPADMRIVEAANLRVDEAALTGESVPVEKHADPTLDEALSLGDRKNMAYRGTFATYGRARCVVTATGMDTELGKIAGMLQEQEEIKTPLQKRLAVFGRKLAIAVLIICAIVFLTGILRGVDPLLMLLTAISLAVAAIPEALPAVITISLALGAKRMVAQNALVRKLPAVETLGSVTFICSDKTGTLTMNQMSVDEIYADGTLIQSADIQAGDAIERLASQSPVWRHLMSALALSNDAQLDQDNRFIGDPTEIALYDIAARHGFDRKELEAIFPRIAEIPFDSERKCMSTLHKRLSTGPEEAPPYISFTKGALDILLPQVSGVWTRDGVKPVDSGIERINEAMASDGMRVLCLCMKQWDAPPEPLRPQAAESGLILLGLVGLLDPPREEAREAVGLCKAAGIRPVMITGDHPLTASSIARRIGLMDDDSDAVMTGRELEALSMEAFEQKVEHIRVYARVAPEQKLKIVKALQDKGQFVAMTGDGVNDAPALKSADIGVAMGVTGTDVSKEAADMILLDDNFATILKAVREGRKIYDNIRKFVKYLMTSNSGEIWTLFLAPFLGLPIPLLPIHILWINLATDGLPALALSMEPAEEGIMKRSPRHPKESIFAHGLGIHAVWVGLLMGGITLGCQAWSIHVGDAHWQTMVFTVLCLAQLGHVMAIRSETQSLFKQGVMSNRFLFFSVVFTLIMQLATIYVPFLNPIFKTQPLTATELCITLALSCVIFVVVEIEKFVKRRFLKQP